In Halovivax gelatinilyticus, the following are encoded in one genomic region:
- a CDS encoding PstS family phosphate ABC transporter substrate-binding protein has translation MGTPRASGHDSRPGGGLTRRGLLAGTGAAMAALAGCLSHGEDSGLSGEIVIDGSNTLFPNTALVAERFWWENNQVDISARKSGTGAGFQQFARGETDLQNASREISDDERDRCVEHGVEWIELEVVTDGLAIMKHPANDWCHCLTPDALRALWERRSTVETWRDLAEQTDAVETSNALADERDDLEPTDVDDWPDENVSLYGRDTASGTFDYFTETINGAVGNIRNDYSGTPDTNAIVRGVRGNANAVGFGGAGYYEENDDDLDLIAVHNGERCVYPEPDSIESGEYSPLSRPMYLYVRVDALEREAVREFLYYYLDNTQETAREVGFYAVPDETIDDQRMKLDEHAGGRP, from the coding sequence ATGGGAACGCCGCGAGCGTCCGGCCACGATTCTCGCCCCGGTGGTGGGCTCACCCGTCGCGGGTTGCTCGCCGGAACCGGGGCGGCAATGGCCGCGCTCGCTGGGTGTCTGTCACACGGCGAGGACAGCGGTCTCTCCGGAGAGATCGTCATCGACGGCTCGAACACGCTCTTTCCGAACACGGCGCTCGTCGCCGAACGCTTCTGGTGGGAAAACAACCAGGTCGACATCTCCGCGCGCAAGTCCGGAACCGGCGCCGGCTTCCAGCAGTTCGCCCGGGGGGAGACCGACCTCCAGAACGCGAGTCGCGAGATTTCCGACGACGAACGCGACCGATGTGTCGAACACGGCGTCGAGTGGATTGAACTCGAGGTCGTCACCGACGGGCTCGCGATCATGAAACACCCCGCGAACGACTGGTGTCACTGTCTCACGCCCGACGCACTACGGGCGCTCTGGGAACGTCGCTCGACCGTCGAAACCTGGCGCGATCTGGCAGAACAGACCGACGCCGTCGAGACGTCCAACGCGCTCGCCGACGAGCGAGACGACCTCGAACCGACCGACGTCGACGACTGGCCCGACGAGAATGTTTCGCTGTACGGTCGCGATACGGCCTCCGGCACGTTCGATTACTTTACGGAGACGATCAACGGCGCCGTCGGGAACATCCGCAACGATTACAGCGGAACCCCGGACACGAACGCGATCGTTCGCGGCGTCAGAGGGAACGCGAATGCCGTCGGATTCGGCGGCGCCGGCTACTACGAAGAGAACGACGACGACCTCGATCTGATCGCCGTCCACAACGGCGAACGCTGTGTCTACCCGGAGCCCGATAGCATCGAATCGGGCGAGTACTCGCCGCTCTCTCGGCCGATGTACCTCTACGTGCGCGTCGACGCCCTCGAACGCGAGGCCGTCCGCGAGTTTCTCTATTATTACCTCGACAACACGCAAGAGACCGCCCGCGAGGTCGGATTCTACGCCGTTCCGGACGAGACGATCGACGACCAGCGCATGAAACTCGACGAGCACGCCGGAGGGCGTCCATGA
- the pstC gene encoding phosphate ABC transporter permease subunit PstC — translation MSTEPIDLSRESNDVGGLLDRGAKWIFFACALVTVLTTLAIIVVLVEGAADFFSQVSVLEYLTGTEWAPRASDDPSFGVLPLVWGTLVITVGSALIAIPVGTLTAIYLSEYADDRVRRTVKPTLEVLAGIPTIVYGFFALSFITPIIQYFYPEVGTFNALSGAIVVGIMIIPMVSSISEDAMSSVPDSLRNAAYGLGATKFEVSTQVVLPASLSGILAAYILAISRAIGETMAVTLAVGMLPQITTSPFAEMQTMTAYMVEIGTGDASVGSIGYMSLFAIGLTLFVMTFLMNVGSMWVRSRYREEYE, via the coding sequence ATGAGCACCGAACCGATCGATCTCAGCCGCGAGTCGAACGACGTCGGCGGCCTGTTAGACCGCGGCGCGAAGTGGATCTTCTTCGCGTGTGCGCTCGTTACCGTTCTGACGACGCTCGCGATCATCGTCGTCCTCGTCGAGGGAGCAGCCGACTTCTTCTCACAGGTCTCCGTACTCGAGTACTTGACCGGCACAGAGTGGGCGCCCCGCGCCTCCGACGACCCGAGCTTTGGCGTCCTCCCGCTGGTGTGGGGGACGCTCGTCATCACGGTCGGCTCGGCGCTTATTGCGATCCCGGTGGGCACCCTGACGGCGATTTACCTCTCGGAGTACGCCGACGACCGCGTCCGTCGGACCGTCAAGCCGACGCTCGAAGTGCTCGCCGGGATCCCGACGATCGTCTACGGCTTTTTCGCCCTCTCCTTTATCACGCCCATCATCCAGTACTTCTACCCCGAGGTCGGAACGTTCAACGCCCTCTCCGGCGCGATCGTCGTCGGTATCATGATCATCCCGATGGTCTCGTCGATCTCTGAAGACGCGATGAGTTCGGTTCCGGACTCGCTTCGCAACGCCGCCTACGGTCTCGGCGCGACGAAATTCGAGGTCTCGACGCAGGTCGTCCTCCCCGCGTCGCTGTCGGGCATTCTCGCGGCGTACATCCTCGCGATCTCGCGAGCGATCGGCGAGACGATGGCCGTCACGCTCGCCGTCGGGATGCTTCCCCAGATCACGACGAGTCCGTTCGCCGAGATGCAGACGATGACGGCGTACATGGTCGAGATCGGGACCGGCGACGCGTCGGTCGGCTCGATCGGCTACATGAGCCTGTTCGCGATCGGCCTGACGCTGTTCGTGATGACCTTCTTGATGAACGTCGGTAGCATGTGGGTTCGCTCGCGCTACCGGGAGGAGTACGAATGA
- the pstA gene encoding phosphate ABC transporter permease PstA, producing MSTETGTDVLDASEKSIRRMRRFGRIFLGLCLVATSIGIIALVALVADVVNEAWGWLTWEFLTHPPSFQVENYVPENYDDLATGPGGIYPALIGSIYLIALTAVFTLVLGVGAAIYLEEYARESYLTRFIEANIANLAGVPSIVYGLLGLAVFVRAMGAGASLIAAALTLTLLILPIVIVQTQEALRAVPDSMRKASYGAGATKWQTIRNVVLPEAIPGIMTGIILSLSRAIGETAPIIMVGAATTMFGPPDLTDPTGSFAAMPMQIFAWAMEPHAGFQHVAAAGIIVLLSVLLAMNATAIYIRNRYDRRA from the coding sequence ATGAGTACCGAAACCGGCACGGACGTACTCGACGCGAGCGAGAAGTCGATTCGCCGAATGCGTCGTTTCGGCCGGATCTTCCTCGGACTCTGTCTCGTCGCGACGTCGATCGGAATCATCGCGCTCGTCGCGCTCGTCGCGGACGTCGTGAACGAAGCGTGGGGCTGGCTCACCTGGGAGTTTCTGACCCATCCGCCGTCGTTCCAGGTCGAGAACTACGTCCCCGAAAACTATGACGACCTCGCGACGGGGCCGGGCGGGATCTACCCAGCCCTGATCGGGTCGATCTACCTGATCGCGCTCACGGCCGTCTTCACGCTCGTCCTCGGCGTGGGCGCGGCGATCTACCTAGAAGAGTACGCCCGAGAGTCGTATCTCACGCGGTTCATCGAGGCGAACATCGCCAACCTCGCGGGGGTGCCCTCGATCGTCTACGGGCTGCTCGGTCTGGCCGTCTTCGTCCGGGCGATGGGCGCCGGCGCCAGCCTGATCGCCGCCGCGCTCACGCTGACGCTGCTCATCCTGCCCATCGTCATCGTCCAGACCCAGGAGGCGCTTCGTGCCGTCCCGGACTCGATGCGAAAGGCCTCCTACGGGGCGGGCGCGACGAAGTGGCAGACCATCCGCAACGTCGTCCTCCCCGAGGCGATCCCCGGCATCATGACGGGCATCATCCTCTCGCTGTCGCGGGCCATCGGCGAGACGGCGCCGATCATCATGGTCGGCGCGGCCACGACGATGTTCGGTCCGCCGGACCTGACCGACCCCACCGGGTCGTTCGCGGCGATGCCCATGCAGATCTTCGCCTGGGCGATGGAGCCCCACGCCGGCTTCCAGCACGTCGCCGCCGCCGGCATCATCGTCTTGCTGTCGGTGCTGCTGGCGATGAACGCGACGGCGATCTACATCCGGAACCGCTACGACCGAAGAGCCTGA
- the pstB gene encoding phosphate ABC transporter ATP-binding protein PstB: protein MTADGSAAERATSGERSVTDRVSWDERVQPAADAEHAIIEARDVDVYYGDTQALDGITMDIPETQVTALIGPSGCGKSTFLRSINRMNDLIDVARVEGDLRFRGKNVYDDDVDPVALRRKIGMVFQKPNPFPKSIFDNVAYGLRVQNKDDDLEAKVRQALERAALLDEVEDKLDSSGLDLSGGQQQRLCIARAIATDPEVLLMDEPASALDPVATSQIEDLVEELAEQYTVVIVTHSMQQAARISDKTAVFLTGGELVEYGETNKIFNNPEHQRVEDYITGKFG, encoded by the coding sequence ATGACGGCCGACGGAAGCGCCGCCGAGAGAGCGACGAGCGGCGAGCGCTCGGTCACCGACCGCGTCAGCTGGGACGAACGCGTCCAACCGGCGGCCGACGCCGAACACGCCATCATCGAAGCCCGAGACGTCGACGTCTACTACGGCGACACGCAGGCGTTAGACGGGATCACGATGGACATTCCGGAGACGCAGGTCACCGCGCTCATCGGCCCGTCGGGCTGTGGGAAGTCCACATTCCTCCGGTCGATCAACCGGATGAACGACCTGATCGACGTCGCACGCGTCGAAGGCGACCTCAGGTTCCGCGGCAAGAACGTCTACGACGACGACGTCGATCCCGTCGCGCTGCGCCGGAAGATCGGCATGGTCTTTCAGAAACCCAACCCCTTCCCGAAGAGCATCTTCGACAACGTCGCCTACGGCCTCCGCGTACAGAACAAAGACGACGACCTCGAAGCGAAGGTTCGACAGGCGCTCGAACGCGCCGCGCTCTTAGACGAGGTCGAAGACAAACTCGATTCGTCCGGCCTGGACCTCTCCGGCGGCCAGCAACAGCGTCTCTGTATCGCCCGCGCCATCGCCACCGACCCCGAAGTCCTCCTGATGGACGAACCCGCGAGCGCCCTAGATCCCGTCGCGACCTCCCAGATCGAAGATCTCGTCGAAGAACTCGCCGAGCAGTACACCGTCGTGATCGTCACCCACAGCATGCAACAGGCCGCACGGATCTCCGATAAGACGGCCGTCTTTCTCACCGGCGGCGAACTCGTCGAATACGGCGAGACCAACAAGATCTTCAACAACCCCGAACACCAGCGCGTCGAAGACTACATCACCGGGAAGTTCGGCTGA
- a CDS encoding helix-turn-helix transcriptional regulator, whose product MDRDGVSVDDTGAIGDVAYLARSDHRVPTLVALTERPRSRSELCELTGVSSSTIRRTITEFETRSWIRKEGYRYEATRLGEAVSSGMVDLLERVETERKLRDVWNVLPDEAAGLVVDAWTDVTVTLAVPNFPYRPVNRFESLLRWANEVRFLRPEIALMEPCLDTLHRRIDEGGEITLVARPSCHEYFFSSYPERSSEMVAQETFSVLECDDLPPYGIALLDDVVALCCYDGDRGTVQALVETDVSTVREWAESTYEQVHREARALDPNAAPV is encoded by the coding sequence ATGGACAGGGATGGTGTGAGCGTCGACGATACCGGAGCCATCGGTGACGTCGCCTACCTCGCGCGATCCGACCATCGCGTCCCGACGCTGGTCGCGCTGACCGAACGGCCCCGGAGTCGGTCGGAACTCTGCGAGCTGACCGGCGTCTCGTCGTCGACGATTCGCCGAACCATAACCGAGTTCGAAACACGCTCGTGGATTCGTAAGGAGGGATACCGATACGAGGCGACGCGGCTGGGAGAGGCCGTCTCGTCGGGGATGGTCGACCTGTTAGAGCGTGTCGAAACGGAACGGAAACTACGCGACGTCTGGAACGTACTACCGGACGAGGCGGCTGGACTGGTGGTCGACGCGTGGACGGACGTCACCGTCACCCTCGCCGTCCCGAATTTTCCGTACCGGCCGGTGAATCGATTCGAGTCGCTGCTCCGGTGGGCGAACGAGGTTCGATTCCTCCGACCCGAGATTGCCCTCATGGAGCCCTGTCTGGACACGCTGCATCGCCGGATCGACGAGGGCGGAGAGATAACGCTGGTCGCGCGGCCGAGCTGTCACGAGTACTTCTTTTCTTCGTACCCGGAGCGAAGTTCGGAGATGGTAGCGCAGGAGACGTTTTCGGTTCTAGAGTGCGACGATCTCCCGCCGTACGGCATCGCACTCCTCGACGACGTGGTCGCACTCTGCTGTTACGATGGAGACCGCGGGACGGTCCAGGCGCTGGTCGAGACCGACGTCTCGACGGTCCGCGAGTGGGCCGAATCGACGTACGAGCAGGTCCACAGAGAGGCACGGGCGCTCGACCCGAACGCCGCGCCGGTGTGA
- a CDS encoding OsmC family protein yields MTDHHQIAHGVDLETLSGFAEHAKDDPEAVQLGLGASATYEGTAAHSLATIDSYELGGETITRETREYTVPYGGWKEVLSAAGWVGATDRIEPIEAALSALAACLNVGVTINAVANGVDVDHLETRVEADFDPAVLFGLAELAEADSVFENVSAEIDIDGEDVDPDLIDEWARRAPVYTLVSLAQDVELNVNTPAQVAGDD; encoded by the coding sequence ATGACCGACCACCACCAGATCGCACACGGCGTCGACCTCGAAACGCTCTCAGGGTTCGCCGAACACGCGAAGGACGACCCCGAGGCGGTACAGCTCGGGCTCGGTGCGTCCGCGACCTACGAAGGGACGGCCGCCCACAGCCTCGCGACGATCGACAGTTACGAGCTCGGCGGCGAAACGATCACTCGCGAGACGCGCGAGTACACCGTCCCGTACGGCGGCTGGAAGGAGGTGCTTTCAGCTGCCGGGTGGGTCGGCGCCACCGACCGAATCGAACCGATCGAAGCGGCACTGTCGGCACTCGCCGCCTGTCTCAACGTCGGCGTCACGATCAACGCCGTCGCGAACGGCGTCGACGTCGACCATCTAGAGACGCGCGTCGAAGCTGACTTCGATCCGGCGGTGCTCTTCGGGCTCGCAGAACTCGCCGAGGCCGACTCGGTCTTCGAGAACGTGAGCGCAGAGATCGACATCGACGGCGAGGATGTTGACCCGGACCTGATCGACGAGTGGGCCAGACGCGCGCCCGTCTACACGCTCGTGTCGCTCGCCCAGGACGTCGAGCTGAACGTAAACACACCCGCTCAGGTGGCGGGAGACGACTGA
- a CDS encoding methyltransferase domain-containing protein codes for MSESLDTEKLERDVKTMYADVATSTDGEFHFETGKELAERLGYDLDTLRYVPDGAIDSFAGVGYFFDMATLDPREDVLDLGSGSGMDAFYAGLSVTETGSVTGVDMTREQVEKARRLADAEGFHNVDFRRGYIEELPFADESFDAVISNGVVNLSAEKDRVFEEAFRVLRPGGQLAIADIVSDGQLPDSIKTDADLWAACIGGAEQVDRYTDLIEAPGFEEIEVRANPEYEFVSEQAANACQKYGVKSISLTARKRG; via the coding sequence ATGAGTGAATCACTCGACACGGAAAAACTCGAACGCGACGTAAAAACGATGTACGCCGACGTGGCTACGTCGACCGACGGGGAGTTTCACTTCGAGACGGGGAAGGAGCTCGCCGAACGCCTCGGATACGATCTCGACACCTTACGCTACGTCCCCGACGGCGCGATCGACTCGTTCGCCGGCGTCGGCTACTTCTTCGACATGGCGACGCTCGATCCGCGCGAAGACGTCCTCGATCTCGGCAGCGGATCGGGGATGGATGCCTTCTACGCCGGATTGTCCGTCACCGAGACCGGATCCGTAACCGGCGTCGATATGACTCGCGAGCAAGTCGAGAAGGCGCGTCGCCTGGCGGATGCGGAGGGCTTTCACAACGTCGACTTCCGCCGCGGATACATCGAGGAGTTACCGTTCGCCGACGAGTCGTTCGACGCGGTGATCTCGAACGGCGTCGTCAACCTCTCTGCGGAGAAAGATCGCGTCTTCGAGGAGGCGTTCCGGGTGTTGCGCCCGGGCGGTCAGCTCGCAATCGCCGACATCGTCAGCGATGGACAGCTTCCAGACAGCATCAAAACCGACGCGGATCTCTGGGCGGCCTGTATCGGCGGCGCCGAACAGGTCGACAGGTATACGGACCTGATCGAGGCACCCGGCTTCGAGGAGATCGAAGTCAGGGCGAATCCCGAGTACGAGTTCGTCTCCGAGCAGGCGGCGAACGCGTGTCAGAAGTACGGCGTAAAGAGTATCTCGCTTACCGCACGCAAACGCGGGTGA